In Metopolophium dirhodum isolate CAU chromosome 7, ASM1992520v1, whole genome shotgun sequence, one genomic interval encodes:
- the LOC132949661 gene encoding uncharacterized protein LOC132949661 isoform X1, giving the protein MSFKILTVMAVALTLVDDSVFITTTQLNASTNAPLLLHENRTSKEMQDKSKLVHDLSVELKTTGRKSTTDDYNTFSSLTSDVFVETPSSVSNTKSYPSLTTSTPAFVTRGRYIRNPFYFSKEDQEVEFEEDQHADVLLNGAFPKWNSRYNTNHRQLNKYGSTPIETDITVDEDGSTGYGSAFEFGGGGGNVGASSYESGNYRNPNNGWSGGDSMMEWYGEQIPQSSRPVPIIAEIRHPSKHKMSIDVTKIGLFALVKIAMAKLKALGFIKAMLFMLFKLKLLILVLAIKALMFMKIVKMTLFLPALLSIFTWPMILSRLWNLHNIGNQPVLVPNNFGNMSPSNNPPVGPNGPEGGDDDDGKRMRKRLDNFQLIETGMASFRQIMRSEKCVERVSCRMAGAKKPSLTLIWMNWALSPISNYLPSKKIRSFVSTFTEVTNFRLDNLYTRLLPSNWTEWCNEHYSCDETKKKYKI; this is encoded by the exons atgagtttTAAGATTCTAACAGTTATGGCTGTTGCACTGACGTTAGTCGATGACTCTGTATTTATAACAACCACTCAGCTCAATGCATCGACCAACGCTCCTCTTCTGCTGCACGAAAATCGGACTTCAAAAGAAATGCAAGATAAATCTAAATTGGTTCATGATTTGAGTGTAGAACTCAAGACAACAGGTCGTAAGTCAACTACTGACGATTACAATACATTTTCGTCTTTGACGTCCGATGTTTTTGTGGAGACCCCGTCATCAGTTTCTAATACTAAATCGTACCCTTCGCTGACTACCAGCACGCCGGCATTCGTTACTCGTGGCAGATATATCAGAAATCCGTTCTACTTCAGCAAGGAAGATCAAGAAGTCGAATTCGAAGAAGATCAACACGCAGATGTGTTGTTAAATGGTGCATTTCCGAAATGGAATAG CAGGTATAATACTAATCACAGACAGTTGAATAAGTACGGTTCGACGCCCATTGAAACAGACATCACGGTCGACGAAGACGGATCGACAGGTTACGGAAGCGCGTTCGAATTTGGCGGCGGAGGTGGTAACGTAGGGGCATCTAGTTACGAGTCCGGAAACTACCGAAATCCAAACAACGGATGGTCAGGCGGAGATAGCATGATGGAGTGGTACGGCGAACAAATACCACAGTCATCGCGCCCTGTTCCCATAATCGCCGAAATCCGCCATCCTAGCAAACACAAAATGTCGATCGACGTGACCAAAATCGGTCTGTTTGCGTTGGTGAAGATCGCGATGGCCAAGTTGAAAGCGCTGGGCTTCATCAAGGCCATGTTGTTCATGTTGTTCAAACTCAAACTCCTCATACTCGTGCTGGCCATCAAGGCCCTGATGTTTATGAAAATTGTGAAAATGACCCTGTTCCTTCCAGCTCTCTTGTCCATATTTACGTGGCCAATGATCCTATCGCGTCTATGGAACCTGCACAACATAGGCAACCAGCCGGTTTTAGTACCGAATAACTTTGGCAACATGAGCCCATCAAACAATCCACCTGTAGGTCCAAATGGACCTGAGGGAggcgatgatgatgatggtaAGAGGATGAGGAAACGTCTAGACAATTTCCAATTAATAGAAACTGGAATGGCTAGCTTCAGACAAATCATGCGATCCGAAAAGTGCGTGGAGAGGGTCTCTTGCCGTATGGCTGGTGCAAAAAAACCAAGTTTGACACTAATTTGGATGAATTG GGCTTTATCACCTATATCGAACTATTTACCAAGCAAGAAAATAAGATCCTTTGTTTCAACATTTACAGAAGTAACCAATTTTCGTTTAGATAATTTGTACACTAGACTGTTGCCAAGTAACTGGACGGAATGGTGCAATGAACATTATTCATGtgatgaaactaaaaaaaagtataagatctag
- the LOC132949661 gene encoding uncharacterized protein LOC132949661 isoform X2 — MSFKILTVMAVALTLVDDSVFITTTQLNASTNAPLLLHENRTSKEMQDKSKLVHDLSVELKTTGRKSTTDDYNTFSSLTSDVFVETPSSVSNTKSYPSLTTSTPAFVTRGRYIRNPFYFSKEDQEVEFEEDQHADVLLNGAFPKWNRYNTNHRQLNKYGSTPIETDITVDEDGSTGYGSAFEFGGGGGNVGASSYESGNYRNPNNGWSGGDSMMEWYGEQIPQSSRPVPIIAEIRHPSKHKMSIDVTKIGLFALVKIAMAKLKALGFIKAMLFMLFKLKLLILVLAIKALMFMKIVKMTLFLPALLSIFTWPMILSRLWNLHNIGNQPVLVPNNFGNMSPSNNPPVGPNGPEGGDDDDGKRMRKRLDNFQLIETGMASFRQIMRSEKCVERVSCRMAGAKKPSLTLIWMNWALSPISNYLPSKKIRSFVSTFTEVTNFRLDNLYTRLLPSNWTEWCNEHYSCDETKKKYKI; from the exons atgagtttTAAGATTCTAACAGTTATGGCTGTTGCACTGACGTTAGTCGATGACTCTGTATTTATAACAACCACTCAGCTCAATGCATCGACCAACGCTCCTCTTCTGCTGCACGAAAATCGGACTTCAAAAGAAATGCAAGATAAATCTAAATTGGTTCATGATTTGAGTGTAGAACTCAAGACAACAGGTCGTAAGTCAACTACTGACGATTACAATACATTTTCGTCTTTGACGTCCGATGTTTTTGTGGAGACCCCGTCATCAGTTTCTAATACTAAATCGTACCCTTCGCTGACTACCAGCACGCCGGCATTCGTTACTCGTGGCAGATATATCAGAAATCCGTTCTACTTCAGCAAGGAAGATCAAGAAGTCGAATTCGAAGAAGATCAACACGCAGATGTGTTGTTAAATGGTGCATTTCCGAAATGGAATAG GTATAATACTAATCACAGACAGTTGAATAAGTACGGTTCGACGCCCATTGAAACAGACATCACGGTCGACGAAGACGGATCGACAGGTTACGGAAGCGCGTTCGAATTTGGCGGCGGAGGTGGTAACGTAGGGGCATCTAGTTACGAGTCCGGAAACTACCGAAATCCAAACAACGGATGGTCAGGCGGAGATAGCATGATGGAGTGGTACGGCGAACAAATACCACAGTCATCGCGCCCTGTTCCCATAATCGCCGAAATCCGCCATCCTAGCAAACACAAAATGTCGATCGACGTGACCAAAATCGGTCTGTTTGCGTTGGTGAAGATCGCGATGGCCAAGTTGAAAGCGCTGGGCTTCATCAAGGCCATGTTGTTCATGTTGTTCAAACTCAAACTCCTCATACTCGTGCTGGCCATCAAGGCCCTGATGTTTATGAAAATTGTGAAAATGACCCTGTTCCTTCCAGCTCTCTTGTCCATATTTACGTGGCCAATGATCCTATCGCGTCTATGGAACCTGCACAACATAGGCAACCAGCCGGTTTTAGTACCGAATAACTTTGGCAACATGAGCCCATCAAACAATCCACCTGTAGGTCCAAATGGACCTGAGGGAggcgatgatgatgatggtaAGAGGATGAGGAAACGTCTAGACAATTTCCAATTAATAGAAACTGGAATGGCTAGCTTCAGACAAATCATGCGATCCGAAAAGTGCGTGGAGAGGGTCTCTTGCCGTATGGCTGGTGCAAAAAAACCAAGTTTGACACTAATTTGGATGAATTG GGCTTTATCACCTATATCGAACTATTTACCAAGCAAGAAAATAAGATCCTTTGTTTCAACATTTACAGAAGTAACCAATTTTCGTTTAGATAATTTGTACACTAGACTGTTGCCAAGTAACTGGACGGAATGGTGCAATGAACATTATTCATGtgatgaaactaaaaaaaagtataagatctag
- the LOC132949463 gene encoding uncharacterized protein LOC132949463 isoform X1, with protein sequence MNSSHSKECCCSAGLKPNGGEDEDRPVLATMNVVKILAIVVVTSVVTLLCIRSGQAMSKTPGTVYNKTGDKSDPRDRGKLSSVTVTSNTITPKAADGPVDGQQEVRTIVHVVTPEPNREQKLKNENQTTTTITAEPLQLATSRSITTGSIGENHIRLLGPLVSGRRASPIVVRGKLIGQIPHPSNHRGSNGVSVVDDDDDDNEADIIVDADVYHLNNRQMGHSDYSAVDTDISVAEEDGSTGYHDSYDVGYNNRPIGNPNDGTGWSPAGQPGGYGAGVVPTMGRPPYGMAAPYPYPAGQIVAPGYKHHVTYNSNMPPAYANSHRPAGQYNMQSNLHQQVQMMYDKVDWHKVGILALVKLGLAKLKAFGFLKILFLLVFKLKMFLIAMFFKFLLIAKLMKLFKLLMLPLVLITLLPLIMSLFSAPMLVGGILSIPRRIIEFLTEPMYVPAAATAATKLYTDPTALPGTVVGKNGGLLPSLNKPEDSPVHDKRRLEMLELFDPALTVFQKVLDSEKCVERIACRMAVVEKTGILPVWINWMLYRVSKVIPNDKLQSYLKAYSDVNNVIYNKSDNPENWATWCSDRYDCNITNTTNTATNVIDAVK encoded by the exons ATGAATAGTTCTCATTCCAAAGAGTGTTGTTGTTCCGCAGGCTTGAAACCGAACGGAGGAGAAGACGAGGACCGACCCGTGCTGGCAACCATGAACGTCGTGAAGATATTGGCGATCGTCGTTGTGACTTCCGTCGTGACGCTCCTGTGCATCCGTTCCGGTCAAGCGATGTCCAAGACCCCTGGAACCGTTTACAACAAGACCGGCGACAAATCGGATCCCCGGGACCGAGGGAAACTTTCGTCGGTGACCGTGACTTCCAACACCATCACGCCGAAAGCGGCAGACGGCCCGGTTGACGGACAGCAGGAAGTTCGGACAATCGTCCACGTCGTAACCCCGGAACCGAACCGAGAACAGAAATTGAAGAACGAAAACCAAACAACCACTACTATTACTGCTGAACCCTTACAGCTGGCCACCAGCAGGTCTATAACCACCGGGTCAATCGGCGAAAATCACATCAGGTTACTCGGACCTTTGGTGTCCGGCAGGAGAGCGTCACCAATAGTAGTCCGGGGAAAGTTGATAGGACAAATACCGCACCCGTCCAACCATCGAGGCAGTAATGGCGTTTCCGTCgtggacgacgacgatgacgataaCGAGGCCGATATTATCGTCGACGCCGATGTGTATCACTTGAACAATAG ACAAATGGGCCACAGCGATTACTCGGCCGTCGACACGGACATATCAGTGGCCGAAGAAGACGGCTCGACCGGCTACCACGATTCGTACGACGTGGGCTACAACAACAGGCCGATCGGTAACCCCAACGACGGGACCGGATGGAGCCCGGCCGGCCAGCCGGGAGGTTACGGTGCGGGCGTGGTGCCGACCATGGGCCGGCCGCCGTACGGCATGGCGGCGCCGTATCCGTATCCAGCCGGCCAGATAGTGGCGCCCGGTTACAAGCATCACGTGACGTACAACAGCAACATGCCGCCGGCGTACGCGAACAGCCACCGCCCCGCTGGACAGTACAACATGCAAAGCAACTTGCACCAACAGGTGCAGATGATGTACGACAAAGTTGACTGGCACAAGGTCGGCATACTGGCGCTGGTCAAGCTCGGCCTGGCCAAGCTCAAGGCGTTCGGGTTTCTCAAGATCCTGTTCCTGCTGGTGTTCAAGCTCAAGATGTTCCTGATCGCAATGTTTTTCAAGTTCCTGTTGATCGCCAAGCTGATGAAGCTGTTCAAGTTGCTCATGTTACCGCTCGTCCTGATAACGCTACTGCCGTTAATCATGTCGCTGTTCTCGGCCCCGATGCTCGTTGGCGGGATCCTGTCCATCCCGAGACGCATAATCGAATTTCTAACAGAACCGATGTACGTACCAGCGGCGGCCACCGCGGCCACCAAACTATACACGGATCCCACCGCGCTTCCAGGCACGGTGGTCGGAAAAAACGGAGGTCTGCTGCCGTCGCTAAATAAACCCGAAGACTCGCCGGTGCACGATAAGCGCCGGTTGGAGATGTTGGAGCTCTTCGACCCAGCCCTGACCGTATTCCAGAAGGTGTTGGACTCGGAAAAGTGCGTGGAAAGAATAGCATGTCGGATGGCAGTTGTGGAAAAGACCGGCATACTTCCAGTTTGGATTAATTG gatgcTTTATCGAGTATCAAAGGTTATTCCAAATGATAAACTACAATCTTATCTCAAAGCGTATTCCGATGTAAATAATGTGATTTACAACAAGTCGGATAATCCTGAAAATTGGGCAACATGGTGCTCAGATCGATACGACTGCAATATTACTAACACTACTAATACGGCAACAAATGTGATAGATgcagtaaaataa
- the LOC132949463 gene encoding uncharacterized protein LOC132949463 isoform X2 yields the protein MNVVKILAIVVVTSVVTLLCIRSGQAMSKTPGTVYNKTGDKSDPRDRGKLSSVTVTSNTITPKAADGPVDGQQEVRTIVHVVTPEPNREQKLKNENQTTTTITAEPLQLATSRSITTGSIGENHIRLLGPLVSGRRASPIVVRGKLIGQIPHPSNHRGSNGVSVVDDDDDDNEADIIVDADVYHLNNRQMGHSDYSAVDTDISVAEEDGSTGYHDSYDVGYNNRPIGNPNDGTGWSPAGQPGGYGAGVVPTMGRPPYGMAAPYPYPAGQIVAPGYKHHVTYNSNMPPAYANSHRPAGQYNMQSNLHQQVQMMYDKVDWHKVGILALVKLGLAKLKAFGFLKILFLLVFKLKMFLIAMFFKFLLIAKLMKLFKLLMLPLVLITLLPLIMSLFSAPMLVGGILSIPRRIIEFLTEPMYVPAAATAATKLYTDPTALPGTVVGKNGGLLPSLNKPEDSPVHDKRRLEMLELFDPALTVFQKVLDSEKCVERIACRMAVVEKTGILPVWINWMLYRVSKVIPNDKLQSYLKAYSDVNNVIYNKSDNPENWATWCSDRYDCNITNTTNTATNVIDAVK from the exons ATGAACGTCGTGAAGATATTGGCGATCGTCGTTGTGACTTCCGTCGTGACGCTCCTGTGCATCCGTTCCGGTCAAGCGATGTCCAAGACCCCTGGAACCGTTTACAACAAGACCGGCGACAAATCGGATCCCCGGGACCGAGGGAAACTTTCGTCGGTGACCGTGACTTCCAACACCATCACGCCGAAAGCGGCAGACGGCCCGGTTGACGGACAGCAGGAAGTTCGGACAATCGTCCACGTCGTAACCCCGGAACCGAACCGAGAACAGAAATTGAAGAACGAAAACCAAACAACCACTACTATTACTGCTGAACCCTTACAGCTGGCCACCAGCAGGTCTATAACCACCGGGTCAATCGGCGAAAATCACATCAGGTTACTCGGACCTTTGGTGTCCGGCAGGAGAGCGTCACCAATAGTAGTCCGGGGAAAGTTGATAGGACAAATACCGCACCCGTCCAACCATCGAGGCAGTAATGGCGTTTCCGTCgtggacgacgacgatgacgataaCGAGGCCGATATTATCGTCGACGCCGATGTGTATCACTTGAACAATAG ACAAATGGGCCACAGCGATTACTCGGCCGTCGACACGGACATATCAGTGGCCGAAGAAGACGGCTCGACCGGCTACCACGATTCGTACGACGTGGGCTACAACAACAGGCCGATCGGTAACCCCAACGACGGGACCGGATGGAGCCCGGCCGGCCAGCCGGGAGGTTACGGTGCGGGCGTGGTGCCGACCATGGGCCGGCCGCCGTACGGCATGGCGGCGCCGTATCCGTATCCAGCCGGCCAGATAGTGGCGCCCGGTTACAAGCATCACGTGACGTACAACAGCAACATGCCGCCGGCGTACGCGAACAGCCACCGCCCCGCTGGACAGTACAACATGCAAAGCAACTTGCACCAACAGGTGCAGATGATGTACGACAAAGTTGACTGGCACAAGGTCGGCATACTGGCGCTGGTCAAGCTCGGCCTGGCCAAGCTCAAGGCGTTCGGGTTTCTCAAGATCCTGTTCCTGCTGGTGTTCAAGCTCAAGATGTTCCTGATCGCAATGTTTTTCAAGTTCCTGTTGATCGCCAAGCTGATGAAGCTGTTCAAGTTGCTCATGTTACCGCTCGTCCTGATAACGCTACTGCCGTTAATCATGTCGCTGTTCTCGGCCCCGATGCTCGTTGGCGGGATCCTGTCCATCCCGAGACGCATAATCGAATTTCTAACAGAACCGATGTACGTACCAGCGGCGGCCACCGCGGCCACCAAACTATACACGGATCCCACCGCGCTTCCAGGCACGGTGGTCGGAAAAAACGGAGGTCTGCTGCCGTCGCTAAATAAACCCGAAGACTCGCCGGTGCACGATAAGCGCCGGTTGGAGATGTTGGAGCTCTTCGACCCAGCCCTGACCGTATTCCAGAAGGTGTTGGACTCGGAAAAGTGCGTGGAAAGAATAGCATGTCGGATGGCAGTTGTGGAAAAGACCGGCATACTTCCAGTTTGGATTAATTG gatgcTTTATCGAGTATCAAAGGTTATTCCAAATGATAAACTACAATCTTATCTCAAAGCGTATTCCGATGTAAATAATGTGATTTACAACAAGTCGGATAATCCTGAAAATTGGGCAACATGGTGCTCAGATCGATACGACTGCAATATTACTAACACTACTAATACGGCAACAAATGTGATAGATgcagtaaaataa